One genomic region from Thalassotalea sp. PS06 encodes:
- the prpC gene encoding 2-methylcitrate synthase produces the protein MVDKKLGGAGLRGQSAGETKLCTVGKSGTGLTYCGYDVSDLADNATFEEVAYLLFNGELPNQRQLDAYKTELTGMRDLPQALKEVLQRIPQDAHPMDVMRTGCSFLGNLEPENDFSEQNRAANRLLAAFPAIMTYWYRYSHQGVEIDCVTDEDTIGGHFLKLLTGKTPSELHRRVIDVSLILYAEHEFNASTFTARVCASTLSDMFSCITGAIGSLRGPLHGGANEAAMDMIQTFKSPQDAKIQMAGMLERKEKIMGFGHAVYRTSDPRNVIIKRWSEKLAEEFGDSSLYDISVACEEYMWDTKKLFCNADFFHASAYHFMGIPTKLFTPIFVCSRLTGWAAHVMEQRDNNRIIRPSADYIGPEPRTVTPIAER, from the coding sequence ATGGTAGACAAGAAATTAGGTGGCGCAGGTTTGCGCGGTCAAAGTGCTGGTGAAACTAAACTATGTACAGTTGGTAAATCTGGTACCGGGTTAACTTACTGTGGTTACGACGTTTCTGATTTAGCAGACAACGCGACATTTGAAGAAGTGGCGTATTTGCTATTTAACGGCGAATTGCCAAATCAGCGCCAATTAGATGCTTACAAAACTGAATTAACTGGCATGCGTGATTTACCGCAGGCGTTAAAAGAGGTTTTACAACGCATTCCTCAAGACGCACACCCAATGGATGTCATGCGCACTGGTTGTTCTTTCTTAGGTAACTTAGAGCCGGAAAATGATTTCTCAGAGCAAAACCGTGCGGCCAATCGTTTGTTAGCGGCGTTCCCGGCAATCATGACTTACTGGTATCGCTATTCTCACCAAGGTGTTGAAATTGACTGCGTTACCGACGAAGACACCATTGGTGGTCACTTCCTGAAATTGCTAACGGGTAAAACTCCTTCAGAATTGCACCGTCGTGTTATTGATGTTTCTTTAATCCTATATGCTGAGCATGAGTTCAACGCTTCAACGTTTACTGCCCGCGTGTGCGCATCAACCTTATCGGATATGTTCTCATGTATCACCGGTGCTATCGGTTCATTGCGTGGTCCATTGCACGGTGGTGCTAACGAAGCAGCGATGGATATGATCCAGACCTTTAAATCGCCCCAAGATGCAAAAATTCAGATGGCTGGCATGTTAGAGCGCAAAGAGAAAATCATGGGCTTTGGCCATGCGGTATATCGCACCAGCGACCCGCGCAACGTTATTATCAAGCGTTGGTCTGAAAAGCTTGCTGAAGAGTTTGGTGACTCGAGCCTTTATGATATTTCCGTTGCCTGTGAAGAATACATGTGGGATACCAAGAAACTATTCTGTAATGCCGATTTCTTCCACGCTTCGGCTTACCACTTTATGGGTATTCCAACCAAGTTATTCACGCCAATCTTTGTTTGCTCACGCTTAACAGGCTGGGCGGCACATGTCATGGAACAGCGTGATAACAACCGTATCATTCGCCCAAGTGCGGATTACATCGGCCCAGAGCCGCGTACGGTAACACCAATCGCTGAGCGTTAA